A stretch of Ursus arctos isolate Adak ecotype North America unplaced genomic scaffold, UrsArc2.0 scaffold_4, whole genome shotgun sequence DNA encodes these proteins:
- the NIT2 gene encoding omega-amidase NIT2 codes for MVLPGRAMATFRLALIQLQVSSIKSDNLARACSLVREAATRGAKIVSLPECFNSPYGTKYFPEYAEKIPGESTEKLSEVAKECGIYLIGGSIPEEDAGKLYNTCTVFGPDGTLLVKYRKLHLFDIDVPGKITFQESKILSPGDSFSTFDTPYCRVGLGICYDMRFAELAQIYAQRGCQLLVYPGAFNMTTGPAHWELLQRGRAVDNQVYVATASPARNDQASYVAWGHSTIVNPWGEVLATAGTEETVVCSDIDLKKLAEIRQQIPIFSQKRSDLYAVVEKKP; via the exons CTTTCCGCTTGGCCCTCATCCAGCTTCAGGTTTCTTCCATCAAATCAGATAACCTCGCTCGAGCCTGCAGCCTGGTCCGGGAGGCAGCAACACGAGGAGCGAAAATCGTTTCTCTGCCG GAATGTTTTAATTCTCCATATGGcacaaaatattttcctgagtATGCTGAGAAAATTCCTGGTGAATCCACAGAGAAGCTTTCTGAAGTAGCAAAGGAGTGCGGCATATATCTCATTGGAG GCTCCATTCCTGAAGAAGATGCTGGGAAATTATATAACACCTGTACCGTGTTTGGGCCTGACGGAACTTTACTGGTAAAGTACAGAAAG CTCCATTTGTTTGACATCGATGTGCCTGGGAAAATCACATTTCAAGAATCTAAAATACTGAGTCCTGGCGATAGTTTCTCCACATTTGATACTC CGTACTGCAGAGTGGGCCTGGGCATTTGCTACGACATGCGCTTTGCAGAGCTCGCGCAGATCTACGCACAGAGAG GCTGCCAGCTGTTGGTATATCCTGGAGCTTTTAACATGACCACTGGACCAGCCCACTGGGAGTTGCTTCAACGAGGCCG GGCTGTTGATAATCAGGTGTATGTGGCCACAGCGTCTCCCGCCCGGAACGATCAGGCCTCGTACGTTGCCTGGGGACACAGCACTATTGTGAATCCTTG GGGGGAGGTCCTTGCCACAGCTGGCACCGAAGAGACAGTCGTGTGTTCAGACATAG ACCTGAAGAAGTTGGCTGAAATACGCCAGCAAATCCCCATTTTTAGCCAGAAGCGATCAGATCTCTATGCAGTGGTGGAGAAAAAGCCCTAA